From the Mycoplasmatota bacterium genome, one window contains:
- a CDS encoding zinc ribbon domain-containing protein translates to MPYCSNCGKEVDRIQAVCLNCGVSTKQIRTGKDNGGFLWGLLGFLVPVAGLVIYLLWMDQKPKTAKAAGIGALISAILGVFIMIIYIIFVFILISGGLLFQM, encoded by the coding sequence ATGCCTTATTGTTCAAATTGTGGTAAAGAAGTTGATAGAATTCAAGCAGTTTGTTTAAATTGTGGTGTTTCAACAAAACAGATAAGAACTGGAAAAGATAATGGAGGTTTTTTATGGGGTCTATTAGGTTTCTTGGTTCCAGTTGCTGGTCTTGTTATCTATTTATTATGGATGGATCAAAAACCAAAAACAGCAAAAGCTGCTGGTATTGGTGCTTTAATTAGTGCTATTTTGGGAGTTTTCATTATGATTATTTATATTATATTTGTATTTATATTAATTTCAGGTGGCTTATTATTTCAAATGTAA
- a CDS encoding ferredoxin, translating to MKALVNKDTCIGCELCPSICPDIFRMDDDGLAVAEDTEISDELMSEVKEAEDSCPVAAITIEDM from the coding sequence ATGAAAGCTTTAGTAAATAAAGATACGTGTATAGGATGTGAACTATGTCCTTCTATTTGTCCTGACATATTTAGAATGGATGATGATGGCTTAGCTGTAGCTGAAGATACTGAAATTTCTGATGAATTAATGTCAGAAGTTAAAGAAGCAGAAGATTCTTGTCCTGTTGCTGCAATTACAATTGAAGATATGTAA
- a CDS encoding ferrous iron transport protein A, translating to MHYLSHIDVGKVVKVNALLAKDLLKERFLALGLTKGAKVEVIRKGPKNNLTVFGIRGAMIALRREESNLIMVEKED from the coding sequence ATGCATTATTTAAGTCATATAGATGTTGGTAAGGTTGTTAAAGTTAATGCTTTACTGGCGAAGGATTTATTGAAAGAAAGGTTCTTAGCTTTAGGACTGACAAAAGGTGCTAAAGTAGAGGTCATTAGAAAAGGACCCAAAAATAATTTAACTGTTTTTGGAATTAGAGGAGCAATGATTGCTTTACGTAGGGAAGAATCTAATTTAATTATGGTAGAGAAGGAGGATTAG
- the speD gene encoding adenosylmethionine decarboxylase — MQNNKLKLYGFNNLTKTLSFNIYDICYTRSEEERIKYIEYIDEQYNSERLTKILTDVTNIIGAHVLNVAKQDYHPQGASVTLLISEEKLPLCLLDASCNGGILTRTPEHVVAHLDKSHVTVHTYPESHPDGNISTFRVDIDVSTCGTISPLKALDYLINSFDSDIMTIDYRVRGFTRSLDGTKHFIDHNIISIQDYIHQNILRNYTTIDVNLHHSNIFHSKMMINNFKLDNYLFDISEKDLSNSEKTEIIGKLNSEMIEIFYGMNLPLIK; from the coding sequence ATGCAAAATAATAAACTAAAACTATATGGATTTAATAATTTAACCAAAACCTTGAGTTTTAATATTTATGATATTTGTTATACCAGGTCTGAAGAAGAAAGAATTAAATATATTGAATATATAGATGAACAGTATAATTCTGAACGTTTAACTAAAATATTAACCGATGTAACAAATATCATTGGTGCTCATGTGCTAAATGTAGCAAAACAGGATTATCATCCACAAGGTGCGAGTGTGACATTATTAATTTCAGAAGAGAAATTACCACTTTGCTTACTAGACGCTTCATGTAATGGAGGTATTTTAACAAGGACTCCAGAACATGTTGTTGCTCATTTAGATAAAAGCCATGTAACGGTTCATACTTATCCTGAAAGTCATCCTGATGGTAACATATCAACTTTTAGAGTTGATATTGATGTTAGCACATGTGGAACCATATCACCATTAAAAGCATTGGATTATTTGATTAACAGTTTTGACTCTGATATTATGACAATTGATTATAGAGTTAGAGGATTTACACGTAGTCTTGATGGAACAAAACATTTTATTGATCACAATATTATTTCTATTCAAGATTATATTCATCAAAATATATTAAGAAATTATACAACCATTGATGTTAATTTACATCATTCAAATATTTTCCATTCTAAAATGATGATTAATAATTTTAAATTAGATAATTATCTATTTGATATAAGTGAAAAAGACCTTTCTAATTCTGAGAAGACAGAAATTATTGGGAAATTAAATAGTGAGATGATTGAAATTTTTTACGGAATGAATTTGCCATTAATAAAATAA
- the spoVB gene encoding stage V sporulation protein B produces MCVNNTSFYKKSSLLILVNLTTGLLSFLFSVILSRKIGAEGMGLYSLVLPISSLLLSIISGGLLVAVSKVVAEYHAKKEMNNLHKCIKITIIFNLIFSFIIIFFAYLLSYQISIYIVKDSRTVYALRFIFISIICMTLSNTYKGYFYGRTNVVVPAFIDIIEKATRIILLLFLFKLRVISTITESITTAYLVFFIGEFVSLILLYIYYQLDQKEKPQKKEKTEDFIQLLYNIFSISLPLMMTELISSSLFTISSLLLPRRLLKAGFPYNEALSLIGRFISMSMQIVFFPMIIIYSISAILIPDLSSNISKQDFYTVEKRASQVIKISFILGIFVCMVCLLFGDGLGRMVFKRNDLGNYIRFIAFSAPFIYSGQTARGILNGLGKQKVILKYSIVISFLQVILLYFLVAIPSINIYGFGITLISTTFISLFIYIKEIKKVIHLKL; encoded by the coding sequence ATATGTGTGAATAATACTTCATTTTATAAAAAATCATCATTACTGATTTTAGTTAATTTAACAACCGGTTTACTTAGTTTTTTATTTTCTGTCATCCTATCACGTAAGATAGGTGCCGAAGGGATGGGATTATATAGTTTAGTTTTACCGATTAGCAGTTTACTATTAAGTATAATATCTGGTGGGTTACTTGTTGCTGTATCTAAAGTTGTGGCTGAATATCATGCAAAAAAAGAAATGAATAACCTGCATAAATGTATAAAAATTACAATCATATTTAATTTAATATTCTCATTTATTATTATTTTTTTCGCTTATCTACTATCTTATCAAATTAGTATTTATATTGTTAAAGATTCAAGAACAGTGTATGCCTTAAGGTTTATTTTTATTTCCATTATTTGTATGACACTATCTAATACCTATAAAGGTTATTTTTATGGAAGGACAAATGTAGTTGTACCTGCATTTATTGATATTATTGAAAAAGCAACCCGGATAATATTATTACTTTTTTTATTTAAATTAAGAGTAATATCAACCATTACAGAATCTATAACAACTGCTTATTTAGTTTTTTTTATTGGTGAATTTGTTTCCTTAATATTACTTTATATATATTATCAGCTAGATCAGAAGGAAAAGCCCCAGAAGAAGGAAAAAACAGAAGATTTCATACAATTACTGTATAATATATTTTCAATTTCTTTGCCACTGATGATGACAGAATTAATTTCTTCTTCGCTTTTTACCATATCCTCACTCTTATTACCTAGAAGACTATTAAAAGCAGGATTTCCTTATAACGAAGCACTTTCTCTTATCGGTCGTTTTATAAGTATGTCCATGCAAATTGTCTTTTTTCCAATGATAATAATTTATTCTATTTCAGCGATATTAATTCCTGACCTATCAAGTAATATCAGTAAACAAGATTTTTATACTGTTGAAAAAAGGGCTTCTCAAGTCATTAAAATCTCCTTTATATTAGGAATATTTGTATGTATGGTTTGTTTGTTATTTGGTGATGGATTAGGAAGGATGGTATTTAAACGTAATGATTTAGGAAATTATATTCGGTTTATCGCATTTAGTGCACCATTTATTTATTCAGGACAAACAGCGAGAGGGATTTTAAACGGGTTAGGAAAACAAAAAGTAATCCTAAAATATTCGATTGTAATTTCATTTCTACAAGTAATTTTACTTTATTTTTTAGTAGCGATACCTAGTATTAATATTTATGGATTCGGAATCACATTGATATCAACAACATTTATCTCATTATTTATCTATATAAAGGAAATTAAAAAAGTTATTCATTTAAAATTATAA
- the crcB gene encoding fluoride efflux transporter CrcB produces the protein MLINGLYIAIGAFFGAISRFVVSKKVKHKIHSKFPFGTILVNLLGSFLLGLLFSLKMNDSISLLLGTGFMGSFTTFSTFQVESLKLGLEKEWSLLSKYLLLSYVLGITSAFMGFIVGKQF, from the coding sequence ATGCTGATTAATGGTCTCTATATCGCAATAGGCGCTTTTTTCGGTGCAATTAGTCGCTTTGTTGTAAGTAAAAAAGTCAAACACAAAATACATTCAAAATTCCCTTTTGGAACGATATTAGTCAATTTACTTGGTTCATTTTTATTAGGTCTATTATTTTCCTTAAAAATGAATGATTCGATATCTTTACTGCTCGGAACTGGATTTATGGGTTCATTTACTACGTTTTCGACCTTTCAAGTCGAGAGTTTAAAACTTGGTCTTGAAAAAGAGTGGAGTTTATTGTCTAAGTACCTACTACTTAGTTATGTTTTGGGGATTACCTCTGCGTTCATGGGTTTTATAGTAGGAAAACAATTTTAA
- a CDS encoding cation transporter: MERMIPMSSYKKVSRILTLVLLANLFIAIMKLVVGYLVKSESISADGLHSLTDSTSNIIGLIGIRIASKPADTKHPYGYKKYESLSGLFIGVMLIFVTVKIVWGAIQWFFNPYQPNITIVSLIVMIITLIINITISSIEYKKAKEYNSAILLSDSMNTRSDILVSSSVLITIIAIKLGISPIIDPISSLIVAAVIVYASIEIFKSTTDVLVDRRVLNPERIKEIVLAFPEVKFVDKIRSRGRKDEIFIDLHIKIDPDMHIMESHRLNHEIEEKLKNEFDTNISLIAHLEPSDK; encoded by the coding sequence ATGGAAAGGATGATTCCTATGAGTTCATATAAAAAAGTATCACGAATATTAACATTGGTTTTACTAGCTAATCTTTTTATAGCGATTATGAAATTGGTTGTGGGATATCTGGTTAAAAGTGAAAGTATATCCGCTGATGGATTACATTCACTGACAGATTCAACCTCAAATATTATTGGACTTATTGGAATTCGGATAGCTTCTAAACCAGCGGATACTAAACATCCTTATGGTTATAAAAAGTATGAATCCTTATCAGGCTTATTTATTGGAGTTATGCTTATTTTTGTAACTGTAAAAATAGTTTGGGGAGCTATACAATGGTTTTTTAATCCCTATCAACCAAATATTACAATTGTAAGTTTAATTGTGATGATAATTACTTTAATAATTAATATTACTATATCTTCGATTGAATATAAAAAAGCGAAAGAGTACAATAGTGCTATTTTATTATCAGATTCAATGAATACTCGAAGTGATATCTTAGTATCATCAAGTGTATTAATAACCATAATCGCAATCAAACTAGGCATATCACCTATAATTGACCCAATATCATCATTAATTGTCGCAGCAGTTATCGTCTATGCTTCAATTGAAATTTTTAAATCAACGACGGATGTACTTGTAGATAGAAGAGTTTTAAATCCTGAAAGAATAAAAGAAATTGTTTTGGCTTTTCCTGAAGTAAAATTTGTAGATAAAATAAGGAGTCGTGGAAGAAAAGATGAAATTTTTATCGATTTACATATAAAAATTGACCCTGATATGCATATAATGGAATCTCATCGATTAAATCATGAGATAGAAGAAAAATTAAAAAATGAATTTGATACTAATATTTCATTAATTGCGCATTTAGAACCAAGTGATAAATAA
- a CDS encoding ABC transporter permease subunit — translation MNIFLIELKAIRKSLIFWCLGMVFMVFAGMSKYKTFDSTGVSINEMMKDFPKSVTTILGLGNFDLTKASGFYGVLFLYLIIMATIHAVMLGANIIAKEERDKTAEFLFVKPISRTDVITAKLLASLVSIFILNITTLLSSIIIVNSYSNEIGVNGDITILMFGMFILQLIFLFLGTMIAAYSKNPKLAMSISTGILLLTFILSVIIDMTEKINFLKYFTPFKYFEAKNLMGGGNLDIIFVLISFILVGIFIYFTYVFYKKRDLTI, via the coding sequence ATGAATATATTTTTAATAGAATTAAAAGCAATTCGTAAATCACTTATATTTTGGTGCTTAGGAATGGTTTTTATGGTATTTGCTGGAATGAGCAAATATAAAACCTTTGATTCAACCGGCGTATCAATTAATGAGATGATGAAAGATTTTCCTAAATCAGTCACAACCATTCTTGGATTAGGAAATTTTGATTTAACAAAGGCTAGTGGATTTTATGGTGTGTTATTTCTTTATTTAATTATTATGGCAACCATTCATGCTGTCATGCTAGGTGCGAATATTATTGCTAAAGAAGAACGTGATAAGACAGCAGAGTTTTTATTTGTTAAACCGATTTCAAGAACAGATGTGATTACCGCTAAATTATTAGCCTCTTTAGTGAGTATCTTTATTTTAAATATAACGACTTTATTATCATCAATCATTATTGTGAATAGTTATAGTAATGAAATTGGTGTTAATGGTGATATTACCATATTAATGTTTGGAATGTTCATTTTACAATTAATTTTTCTTTTTTTAGGAACTATGATTGCTGCTTATAGTAAAAATCCTAAACTTGCAATGTCAATTTCAACAGGAATCTTATTACTAACTTTTATCTTATCTGTTATTATTGATATGACAGAGAAAATTAATTTCTTGAAATATTTTACTCCATTTAAATATTTTGAAGCTAAAAATTTAATGGGTGGAGGGAATCTAGATATTATTTTTGTGTTAATATCTTTTATATTAGTAGGTATTTTCATTTATTTTACTTATGTTTTTTACAAAAAAAGAGATTTAACAATCTAA
- a CDS encoding DUF2085 domain-containing protein, translated as MYCTSCGRKINNECKCLSYIKLSKLEKVFLYLLIFILPMLINVVIFYLHGINYIKNTYLFIGVFTLIIIMSVLLIFSFIIKKNYLAIFFNCHQKVTRSFRIKDKYFIICARCTGILVGIYFCPFIFYFIDNYIYYLLMGLPLIIDGTLQHLTKYNSNNIKRFTTGFLFSTSFVFLFNFSQLLLLLLCNYLTSFII; from the coding sequence ATGTATTGCACATCATGTGGAAGAAAAATTAATAATGAATGTAAGTGTTTATCTTATATAAAACTTTCAAAATTAGAAAAAGTTTTTCTTTACCTATTGATTTTTATATTACCCATGCTTATTAATGTTGTTATATTCTATTTACATGGAATAAATTATATTAAAAACACCTATCTATTTATAGGTGTTTTTACGCTTATTATCATAATGAGTGTTTTGTTAATATTCAGTTTTATCATAAAAAAGAACTATTTAGCAATCTTTTTTAATTGTCATCAAAAGGTCACGAGAAGTTTTAGAATAAAAGATAAATATTTTATTATTTGTGCTAGATGTACTGGAATATTAGTGGGAATCTATTTTTGTCCATTCATTTTCTACTTTATTGATAACTATATCTATTATTTATTAATGGGATTACCCTTAATAATAGATGGCACTTTACAACATCTAACAAAATACAACAGTAATAACATAAAAAGATTTACAACAGGATTTTTATTTAGTACATCGTTTGTTTTTTTATTTAATTTCTCACAATTATTATTATTGTTATTATGTAATTACTTAACAAGTTTCATTATATAA
- a CDS encoding zinc ribbon domain-containing protein: protein MAFCNNCGKEVNDNQAVCLNCGASINSSDTYVVDNGGFGWGLLGFCIPVVGLVLFLVWNETKPRTAKAAGIGALVSVILGVFFYVILLAAAAGAA from the coding sequence ATGGCATTTTGCAATAATTGTGGTAAAGAAGTAAATGATAATCAAGCAGTTTGTTTAAACTGTGGTGCATCTATTAATTCGTCCGATACTTATGTAGTTGATAATGGAGGATTTGGATGGGGGTTATTAGGATTTTGTATCCCAGTTGTTGGTCTAGTTTTATTCTTAGTTTGGAACGAAACAAAACCTCGTACAGCTAAAGCTGCTGGTATTGGTGCCTTAGTAAGTGTTATTCTAGGGGTTTTCTTCTATGTTATCTTATTAGCTGCAGCTGCAGGAGCAGCTTAA
- a CDS encoding metal-dependent transcriptional regulator: protein MVKDSFYTFSEYMKENALTANEEDYLEMIYRLCQSTKYTRVNDLSNALHVKPPSVSNMLKKLSNKKLIKHVEYGTIELTIQGEEFGKALLDRHNCVEHFLKILDIKGNLIEEAEKIEHTLSQDTLQAIRKLVVFFEENDEVLKQFNDFIL, encoded by the coding sequence ATGGTTAAAGATAGCTTTTATACATTCTCCGAATACATGAAAGAAAATGCATTAACAGCTAATGAAGAAGATTACCTAGAAATGATTTATAGACTCTGTCAATCCACTAAATACACACGTGTAAATGATTTATCAAATGCCCTTCATGTTAAACCTCCTTCTGTATCCAATATGTTGAAAAAATTATCTAACAAAAAATTAATTAAACATGTTGAATATGGAACGATTGAACTAACAATTCAAGGCGAAGAATTCGGAAAAGCTTTACTAGATAGGCATAATTGTGTTGAACACTTTCTTAAAATATTAGATATTAAAGGAAATTTAATAGAAGAGGCAGAGAAAATCGAACACACATTAAGTCAAGATACCTTGCAAGCAATTCGTAAATTAGTAGTATTCTTTGAAGAAAATGATGAGGTGTTAAAACAATTTAATGATTTCATCCTGTAA
- a CDS encoding NUDIX domain-containing protein: protein MEIIDKTIDLSKDVDSRIVVRGIVLIENKILVVYPKNSKVYGTPGGGVDEGESFEQALRRELNEEVGATNVVVKEYIGNVNVYRKGKYSSVFNPIHHYYLVDILEFGDKNLVDYELELELECDFLDIDYVINENMKSIIKAEEQCLDFYRNQIVILKIIKELYMR, encoded by the coding sequence ATGGAAATAATTGATAAGACGATTGATTTGAGTAAAGATGTTGATAGTAGAATTGTTGTAAGAGGAATTGTTTTAATTGAAAACAAAATTTTAGTCGTCTACCCAAAGAATTCAAAAGTTTATGGAACACCAGGTGGTGGAGTAGATGAGGGAGAATCTTTTGAACAAGCTTTAAGACGTGAATTGAATGAAGAAGTAGGAGCAACAAATGTTGTTGTTAAAGAGTATATTGGGAATGTGAATGTTTATAGAAAAGGAAAATATAGTTCAGTTTTCAATCCAATTCATCATTATTACCTTGTTGATATATTAGAGTTTGGAGATAAAAATCTAGTTGATTATGAATTAGAATTAGAACTTGAATGTGACTTTTTAGATATAGACTATGTAATCAATGAAAATATGAAGAGTATTATAAAAGCAGAAGAACAGTGCCTAGATTTTTATCGTAATCAAATTGTTATCTTAAAAATTATAAAAGAACTATATATGCGTTAA
- a CDS encoding HAD family phosphatase, protein MTYKAIVLDLDGTLMTSKNQIPDKTKNMLIKIQEKGIKVILASGRPMHGLLKASKILQLKKYGGYLLAYNGGQIIDMKDDSLIFDSYLDMNTILELYDKSRLLNTSLLAYNDQSILTEDNDQYIQIESEINDLVINQVDNFKDALKTTSVKCLMTGEPTHLANVEIQLKAMYQNQLSISRSMPFFIECMPKGINKGNCLSILLKKLNIDKNEVIACGDGYNDISLIEAVGLGVAMGNGCKPVKDKAKYITSSNDEDGIVQVIEKFILNNKKDLRIS, encoded by the coding sequence ATGACTTATAAAGCCATTGTATTAGATTTAGATGGTACCTTAATGACCTCTAAAAATCAAATACCTGATAAAACAAAAAATATGTTAATCAAAATTCAAGAAAAAGGAATAAAAGTAATCTTAGCTTCAGGAAGACCCATGCATGGATTACTTAAAGCAAGCAAAATATTACAATTAAAGAAATATGGTGGTTATCTTTTAGCGTATAATGGAGGACAAATTATTGATATGAAAGATGATTCACTCATTTTTGACTCCTATTTAGATATGAATACGATTTTAGAACTATATGATAAATCAAGACTACTCAATACTTCTCTATTAGCCTATAATGATCAATCTATCTTAACAGAAGATAATGACCAATACATTCAAATTGAATCTGAAATTAATGACTTAGTAATTAATCAAGTTGATAATTTTAAAGATGCACTTAAAACAACCAGTGTAAAATGTTTAATGACAGGAGAACCAACTCATTTAGCTAATGTTGAAATACAACTTAAAGCCATGTATCAAAACCAATTATCTATTTCAAGGTCTATGCCTTTCTTCATTGAATGCATGCCAAAAGGGATTAATAAAGGAAATTGTTTATCTATTTTATTAAAAAAGCTCAATATTGATAAAAATGAAGTAATTGCTTGTGGTGATGGATATAATGATATTTCTTTAATTGAGGCAGTTGGTTTAGGCGTTGCAATGGGAAATGGATGTAAGCCAGTTAAAGATAAGGCTAAATACATTACTTCTTCTAATGATGAAGATGGAATTGTACAAGTTATTGAAAAGTTTATTTTGAATAATAAAAAAGATTTACGAATTTCGTAA
- the crcB gene encoding fluoride efflux transporter CrcB, translating into MIYITVGIFGIIGALIRYYLGVTINTWWVYSFPLGTLIINCLGALILGWFTYSITKSKCPEWFRLGFGVGLIGSFTTFSTFSVETLTLLNSGLIFYAFMYVLLSLLGGLFFSLLGYKISLHMRKGVGIKHAD; encoded by the coding sequence ATGATTTATATTACTGTAGGAATATTTGGAATAATTGGTGCATTAATTCGCTATTATTTAGGCGTTACAATTAATACATGGTGGGTCTATTCATTTCCTTTAGGAACCTTAATCATTAATTGTCTTGGAGCGTTAATTCTAGGTTGGTTTACTTATTCTATCACAAAATCAAAATGTCCTGAATGGTTTCGTTTAGGATTTGGTGTTGGTTTAATTGGTTCATTCACAACCTTTTCTACCTTTAGTGTTGAAACCCTTACTTTATTAAATAGTGGATTGATTTTTTATGCTTTTATGTATGTCTTATTAAGTTTATTAGGTGGTTTGTTCTTTTCTTTGCTAGGATATAAAATATCTTTGCACATGAGAAAAGGAGTGGGAATAAAACATGCTGATTAA
- a CDS encoding alkaline phosphatase family protein, protein MYNKKSIEKVEKSIFEGPFKKVVNDYCLSNIPGTILNNFGISSEKQLPVDVFGSKYKKFDKVVLFVVDALGYSAFERYYHHSKFLRKVVKEGVVSKLTTQFPSTTTANVTTFHSGIPVSQSGVIEWFYYEPLIDAVYSPLLFKKAKEDDILTVEASSLLPNKNLYQKLNVASYVFQYHLYNEGPFGKQMQKGSQSIGFKNLEDGLNQLKKVLQKDEKSYSYFYHSDFDSISHQYGPNALETEESFISIFKSFDQFFEDVSKMDFKNTLFLLTADHGQTTVIKENAVYINLEYPEILPYLKKNKAGEYIIPCGSFRDLFLHVEKDHIDYVCAFLKEKLDGKAEVYPVKEIIQAGIFGEEKPSQKFLERVGDIVILAYQDQAIWWYEEDKFYVHHLGMHGGLTKEELEIPFLVYPCE, encoded by the coding sequence ATGTATAATAAAAAATCTATTGAAAAAGTTGAAAAATCAATTTTTGAAGGTCCATTTAAAAAAGTTGTAAATGATTATTGTTTATCGAATATACCAGGTACAATATTAAATAATTTTGGAATATCTAGTGAGAAGCAATTACCTGTAGATGTTTTTGGGAGTAAATATAAAAAATTTGATAAAGTGGTTTTATTTGTGGTCGATGCCTTAGGTTATTCTGCTTTTGAACGATATTATCATCACTCAAAGTTTTTAAGAAAAGTTGTGAAAGAGGGTGTTGTTTCAAAATTGACTACGCAATTTCCTTCAACAACAACAGCGAATGTGACAACATTTCATTCAGGGATTCCAGTAAGTCAAAGTGGTGTCATTGAATGGTTTTATTATGAACCATTAATTGATGCGGTTTATAGTCCCTTACTATTTAAAAAAGCAAAAGAGGATGATATATTAACCGTAGAAGCTAGTAGTCTATTACCAAATAAAAATCTGTATCAAAAGTTAAATGTCGCAAGTTATGTCTTTCAGTATCATTTATATAATGAAGGACCTTTTGGGAAACAGATGCAAAAAGGGAGTCAATCGATTGGATTTAAGAATTTAGAAGATGGATTAAATCAGTTAAAAAAGGTATTACAAAAAGATGAAAAATCGTATAGTTATTTTTATCATTCTGATTTCGATTCCATTTCACATCAATATGGACCAAATGCGTTAGAAACAGAAGAATCCTTCATTTCAATATTTAAGTCATTCGATCAATTTTTTGAAGATGTCTCAAAGATGGATTTTAAAAACACCCTTTTTTTATTGACAGCTGATCATGGTCAAACAACAGTTATTAAAGAAAATGCAGTTTATATAAACCTAGAATATCCTGAAATCTTACCCTATCTAAAAAAGAACAAAGCAGGTGAATATATTATCCCTTGCGGGTCATTTAGAGATTTATTTTTACATGTTGAAAAAGACCATATAGATTATGTCTGTGCTTTTCTTAAAGAAAAATTAGATGGGAAAGCAGAAGTTTATCCTGTAAAGGAAATCATTCAAGCAGGTATATTTGGTGAAGAAAAACCATCACAAAAGTTTTTAGAACGAGTAGGTGATATTGTTATCTTAGCCTATCAAGACCAAGCGATTTGGTGGTATGAGGAAGATAAATTTTATGTTCATCACTTAGGAATGCATGGAGGATTAACGAAAGAAGAATTAGAAATTCCTTTCTTAGTTTATCCTTGTGAATAA
- the speE gene encoding polyamine aminopropyltransferase → MELWFTEEQTDNIRFSVKVKNHFYTEKSDFQQIDFFESFELGKFFTLDGIIMLTEKDEFIYHEMITHIPLRTNPSIEKVLVIGGGDGGTVRELTRYPHIKQIDLVEIDEMVVRTCKEFLPITSSKLEDERVHVYFEDGLKFVQTKRNEYDLIIVDSTDPIGPGEGLFSMLFYENCFKALNGNGILVNQHESPYYDKQAHEMKRVHSKIKKIFPISKVYQAHIPTYESGHWLFGFASKKYDPIQNFSKEQWESFGLKTKYYNSDLHLGAFALPTYVKDMLEKS, encoded by the coding sequence ATGGAACTTTGGTTTACAGAAGAACAAACAGATAATATTAGATTTTCAGTTAAGGTTAAAAATCATTTTTATACTGAAAAAAGTGATTTTCAACAAATTGATTTTTTTGAATCATTTGAATTAGGTAAATTTTTTACATTAGATGGCATTATCATGTTAACAGAAAAAGATGAATTCATTTACCACGAGATGATTACCCATATCCCACTAAGAACAAATCCATCAATTGAAAAAGTATTGGTTATAGGTGGTGGTGATGGTGGAACCGTTCGCGAATTAACCCGCTATCCACATATTAAACAAATTGATTTAGTTGAAATAGATGAGATGGTTGTAAGAACATGTAAAGAATTTTTACCTATTACTTCCTCAAAATTAGAAGATGAACGAGTTCATGTCTATTTTGAGGATGGATTGAAATTCGTTCAAACAAAAAGAAATGAATATGATTTAATTATTGTTGATTCAACTGATCCGATTGGTCCTGGTGAAGGGTTATTTTCCATGCTTTTTTATGAGAATTGTTTTAAAGCACTAAATGGAAATGGTATTTTAGTGAATCAACATGAAAGTCCTTATTATGATAAACAAGCGCATGAAATGAAACGTGTACATAGTAAAATTAAGAAGATTTTTCCAATCAGTAAAGTGTACCAAGCCCATATACCAACCTATGAGTCAGGGCATTGGTTATTTGGATTTGCTTCTAAAAAATATGATCCAATACAGAACTTTAGTAAAGAACAATGGGAAAGCTTCGGATTAAAAACAAAATATTATAATTCTGATTTACATTTAGGAGCATTTGCACTACCTACTTATGTGAAAGACATGTTAGAAAAAAGTTAG